A segment of the Agarivorans albus genome:
ACTATCAGCGCTTGATGGAAGGGTTACGTGGTGCAATTGCAGCCGGTAAGTTAGACGATTTTGTAGCAGAGTTTTACGCAAAGTTGGGGCGTGAAGTCCCACCTTTGGCGGAATAATGCCCGATTGAGCAAGCAAAGCCTTGTTTTTGCTTGCTCTGTCTCCATTTAATAAGGTAGTTGTATAGATTATCTTAAGTTTTTAATTTTTTTAATGAGGGTAACAATGAGCTTATTTATTTCTCCAGCATACGCAGAAGGCGGTGCAGCGGCACCTGCAGGTGGCGGCATGGAATTAATTTTCATGATGGTGATTTTCGCGGTAATTTTCTACTTCATGATTTACCGCCCACAATCTAAGCGTGTTAAAGAGCATAAGAATTTGATGTCTTCATTGTCTAAGGGTGATGAAGTACTCACCACTGGTGGCTTGGTAGGTAAAATCATCAAGATTTCTGATGAAAATGACTACTTCCAATTAAGCCTAAGCGATGACACCACTGTTACGCTTAAAAAGGACTTTGTATCAGCGGTATTGCCAAAGGGCACGCTGAAGTCGCTATAGTAGCTATTCGGTCACTAGGGATAAGATTTTGTTAAATAGATACCCTTGGTGGAAGAACGTGATGGTAATCGCTGTGATTGCCATCGGCTTTCTTTACGCCACGCCAAACTTGTACGGTGAGGATCCTGCAGTACAAGTGTCTGGCACTCGGGGCGCTCAAGTAGAGCTGGCCCAACTAGACGAGATTCGCAACTTCCTCACAGAGCAGTCTATCGACTTTCGCTCTGTTGCCTTTGAAGATGGTTTAGCCTTAGTACGTTTACGTAACGATGCTGACCAACTTAAAGTAAAAAGCCTCTTACACGATTTATTGGGCGACGATTACATCGTTGCATTAAACCTTGCTCCAGCAACGCCTGGTTGGTTAGACGCCATCGGTGCGGGCCCGCTTAAACTTGGTTTGGACTTACGTGGTGG
Coding sequences within it:
- the yajC gene encoding preprotein translocase subunit YajC — translated: MSLFISPAYAEGGAAAPAGGGMELIFMMVIFAVIFYFMIYRPQSKRVKEHKNLMSSLSKGDEVLTTGGLVGKIIKISDENDYFQLSLSDDTTVTLKKDFVSAVLPKGTLKSL